AGTAAGTTATATTTAAATTGTTACTGTATTTGTGTATGAAAGGCAACGATTATGTTCTGTCTCTTACTCTTAAATGAATTATTCTTCTTCATTATGACagtcatttctttttgaaaactcTTTTTGAGgttttttagtttaaaataaatcaaatatataaaacacaatattatataccctaatgcgctcatttgattggccgaaatgagtgcacgcgcgggtccgcaaaaagcgatattgatcTGCAAAagtgtgatatcactttttcttatatgtatgaaatgtaaaaacacatattgacctcaacgtaagtcaataactgtataatatataaTCAGTCTAAACGGCTGTTTTTTCCATTTAATTCATATTTCATTCCCAGCAATAAGTTTACCTCACTGATTTAATTCCAATTTACAAAATTCTTGAAGTCCACTTGTTTATTTAGTTGCTAAACAGGAGCCATGAAAGTAGGGGTCTTTTGTTTTTTGACTGGCCGCTATTTTATGATCTCATAATTagcaattattataaaataaacaatattagtTGGGATTCAAGAATTTTGTATATTCGGTTGTTGATTAAAAATGAATGGGGTACATTAGTTTATAGGACAGAAAAAAgccttaaatttttaaacaaaattagttATCATACATATCCGTTTATTTACATGcactataaattattttgttataaaacatGATGCGAATTAGGACCATTTCATTCATGAATATATCTTCATAATAGTCAAGATTTGATTTTACTTTTTCGGTTGCTACTTGTTGTCTTTATTGATTAATTGTACCTTATCTAAGATTTTTGATTAGATTAAACAACACATGTCTAACAAATACGTTAGTTACTTGCGCCAAGTGTaccatttattataattattatcatttatctAACTACATGTATGCTTAGGTTTGTTGACTGTCTTGATTACATCATTGATTATAAGGTGAGATGAGCAGGTTGGTGGTTGGATTTGATTTTAACGATCGGCACACAATATTAACACCTGAAATGATCTGTGAACCTGCCTATACACACTTCTACTGACATAATATTGTTAAAGCAATCATATTTCACATAAAGATacttataaaatttaaatgtatatattcaaaGAAACAACTGTTCAATTCACATTTCTACAGACATAATTTCCATTTAATTATCAACAATTGTGATAACAATTACGAACTATATACTATAACAATACAAAGCAATTACAAGGATTaaatgataatgaaaacaaatataaagaaacaaaaaataaaataatgttttcggGGCGACTTAACATCATTTCTACAGACATAACTTCCATTACATAGCAATAAATCTGATAATAATTCACAAAATTTATAGacaaaattataatataacaatataaaataattaaataacaaaacattcaaataaacaaaaaatattttttgggggTGAAATGTCATCAGGGTGAAATATCTGTAATTCGTGACTGCACACTGTGTTTCCTTGTCAACAACATACCTGTATAATTTTCTGCCTGAGACAGTGAAAACGAAATGTCTCAATGTAGAATTTCAATTCTTTGTAACAAAATATACTTCCTACTTCCGGGTAAAGtcattaaaacatatataatgtTATAATTGCATGACTCTAGACCACTAAATTTGTGGGATTACTGCAAGCCTTCTGATTTAAGGACTGATAAcacaaacaggaagtgactactcagtgttacaagtgaagtagtccaaaatgtagttccatactGCCGATGAAATCTGGTAAaatgagtcatatgaggatgtggcagttatatatatatatatatgtgacttagttttattgcttattgtattgaggaAAGATCTAGGTCATtaattttcattgtgaatttccaggtattagttttattctttgagaaaatgtccacatgcgcgtaattgctaaacgcttatttttatggggtgatgtttttcagaacagattattgtTCTTATTATGTACATAAcatatcaatatttttctattttttgataagaagacatgccatactaaatgaccatatatagTTTTCATACcactgaaatgctctaaagtattGAAAATGACGTCTcaaaatttcattgtttatatgaaataaagaaggaactgaattgttAGTATGTAATCTCTGATATCGGTAGAGACGGGTGCCAGTAGAGTTGTGAATCTTATGTCGGTAGGCTATATCCGATGAATATCCATGTACGAACATATCTTCGTCAATTGATGCACCTGGTATATCCAAGTGCTATCAAAGAATACTATTTGTTTTTCTCTTCTCTTTCAATTGTCGTGCAGGACCCAAGGTAGAACATCGAGGCACCTGTTGAAACTGTACAAGATCGTTGTGAAAGGTGAATTAAACcgaacaaattaaaaaaaaaaacagataaaaacgTGTTCGGTCATTTAGTTACTGGTGGGCAGTCAACCCAGCCATGAAAGTCTCCAAAGTCTAGGCTATAACTTGAAGCTAGTACAGGTGGTTCTACAAACAAATACCAGCAGATGATATGAAACTGTGCCTGTAGATGTATGTGCGGTAGTAAGGCAGTGTGTATCAGGAAGGGTGGCccgctgtacaatgtagttcaatgcggaataatttaccacctctGACGTCATTATCGTTATAGACCGGAAAATTTGACCCTTTGATGCAGCTATGTACTTGacaaacttacaagtactcaTGCCCTGTAAAACATAGTTCAACAAAATTACtttgaatatataaaaatgaggattttttctttccgccattatccgacaagcccggaagtgctgcttgattacttatttgtactattttaagaaataccaaagttttcaaaatcgttctgttgcagtcaattattgtacgtaagtcaattgtcaacaattttgccaactttcagtttgaaagaatggctactgttggaattatgccccattcagacagacagtctACACCTGCAAgaaacgtgtcaggggcatagataataccaatttttcattaaatatagtatcatacggccttacttatcttatttctattatttgtttgcaagaaacagctagaagtacacgaacaataatcgatttctgtcattcttacctaaaatggtgacgctgatgcaaaactgagatgtggggaatcaccttaaaaatcagaattttgcctactttccgaaaaaatctcaaacttgcccaaaatatgcaaataatatgccatgtttgtcttaaaatggtgcttattgctcaattctgatcagaaaataccagttttacatcggttgaagcaattttcacgaagtgcgaatttttcatataagaaataccaaagttttcaaaatcgttctgttgcagtcaattattgtacgtaagtcaattgtcaacaattttgccaactttcagtttgaaagaatggctactgttggaattatgccccattcagacagacagtccacacctgcaaaaaacgtgtcaggggcatagataataccaatttttcattaaatatagtatcatacggccttacttatcttgtttctattatttgtttgcaagaaacagctagaagtacacgaacaataatcgatttctgtcattcttacctaaaatggtgacgctgatgcaaaactgagatgtggggaatcaccttaaaaatcagaattttgcctactttccgaaaaaatctcaaatttgcccaaaatatgcaaataatatgccatgtttgtcttaaaatggtgcttattgctcaattctgatcagaaaataccagttttacatcggttgaagcaattttcacgaagtgcgaatttttcatataagaaataccaaagttttcaaaatcgttctgttgcagtcaattattgtacgtaagtcaattgtcaacaattttgccaactttcagtttgaaagaatggctactgttggaattatgccccattcagacagacagtccacacctgcaaaaaacgtgtcaggggcatagataatacaaatttttcattaaatatagtatcatacggccttacttatcttatttctattatttgtttgcaagaaacagctagaagtacacgaacaataatcgatttctgtcattcttacctaaaatggtgacgctgatgcaaaactgagatgtggggaatcaccttaaaaatcagaattttgcctactttccgaaaaaatctcaaatttgcccaaaatatgcaaataatatgccatgtttgtcttaaaatggtgcttattgctcaattctgatcagaaaatactagttttacatcggttgaagcaattttcacgaagtgcgaatttttcattttaggtatgaaggtattaaatgcatccgcttctattttctttataaaattaacaacttataacatatttttatcaagatttctagcctttcacttcctgcgagactacccttgtcttgaaggtctgtctttaggcaatcaaaatataccccaaaaatatggggttgaccataatgcagtgaaaccatggtcacgtgactgagacacgtgatgaaaacgttcatattgcgtaggtagacatcaggaaatacctactttcactttcattttacaaggcagcttccaatcatcttctgaagcatataacgtagcttaaaatcatctgcggacattcctttttacaatcaagcacaaataaagcttatatctggcatgaaaatggcctttacctggcgggaaaattgcactatatattgatatggacaacattcgagtggaccacggaggcatatccggctaattgcccccttcatgccttaTTGTTCCTTAACAGCCTTGGTCATTATCTGACTGgacatatttatataatttacagGCGGCGGTTTACCTAACGATGTACTTGAGATAAATTTTAGtagcggaacaagtcgaaaatgtttataaaactgtctcagttgtcaaataaaagtaatatttaagaatatgaatatgttatctacaATATTCAGAAAGGCATTACATATTACACATCTTGCTTTATGTTAGAATACtgcaattatattatataattatattatatcgCACTAGACGATTTCTAGATAAGGTGTTTTGTGTGTTCTACATACTAAGTTTACTACTCTGGGCCCGTTTCCATCAACGCTTGGGGCCTGAAATAACTTTGACTTCGATTTTAAAAGGCTATATTTTCTATTTGCTCTATCATTGCTAATTTATCATAGAATTGAATGAATATTTGGATGAATATTCATCCAGTCGCAGCTCAGAAAAAAATCATCAGTATAAATTTGCTGTAAACTAAATTATGGCAGATTTGAATATTTGCcgttcttaacctttagcctgctggcggcaagtgattctgcccctgcaaccagtgtagacccagatcagcctgcatgacATGGTccgcactgttcactattcagtcagtgcattttcagtgaacaccccttgaataataaatggtactgcccaaaatgaatgatgcaacagtccattttagaaatttagcaaataaaGGTTAAGTCCAAGTTTTGGACTATACTGACCCAGAAAGGTTAacagttaaaaaatacaaaatatctaattttgagTTCTTCCGGAAGAAGATAAAATGTTGGGAAAGAACTCCAAAGTTATGTCCGTTTAGAAAACAAGATATGTTACCAGTGATAACAACAAGtgcaatttgaaataattataaccATATTAATTTTGCAATGTTATGAAACTGAAAACAACATCTGAAACAGATATAGTCATACCTTTTTATAAAGACCACCCTCGGGAAATAAAAAGTGATGGCCGGCTTTGTTGATCGGTGGGCTCTGAACACAGGTAAAGTTACACTATATAAAGTTAAACgggaagtttaaaaaaataaagtatttatgtGCATGTGTAATAATTGTGGCTTTTATTTGGGAGTGATCTTTAAATTGCAGGTTTAACTTGAAGTTATCAGAATGCATAATTGTTGTTTACTTATAAATCCACTCTTGTTAATTGCAGTGTCATTCATGTCGTGTCAATGTGCAAAACAGCAGTTAAAAAAGTCTTCCTGGTTGTGTCAAGATAATTACTTTGTTGATTTAAAAGCGCATTGTAGATTATATTTTCTTACAACCTAGCGACAGAAAAATTTTCTTCCTTGATCAATGTGTGCATAAATCATAAAATTGAATTAATCGATCGATCAGGATTTATCCAAGATTTATTAAGACAAAAAATTGGACTAGGACATGCTTTTATAGAATTACAACCGTAAAGGCGCGTTTTCATACAGGTTATTTCTTTTGACTTACCTCAAGtaagattttaacattttctctgGATAAAAGGTGGACACGTGGTGACAACCTATATTTCTGTGGATGGTCAGTAgaatttcattcttttctatatAGGCTACAAATAAGTGCTTCATAAAACAAATCAATGGTAGGTGCTTTTAGTGACCATGGAGGTCAGTGTGATAAATGCCGAGACTCGGCTAACGCCTCGCCCCCTTTTCGCTTTTATCATACTGAGCCCAAatatttctgtggagggtcaCTAATAAACCCAATAATAATAATTGAAAGCAGTATATAAAGTAaggtaaacatattttgttgtatttagtgtagggataacgcattaTTTTTCGTGTAAAAGAAGATGCAGAATTCCTTTGATATAACTGGgaaacgctattctagcataaaacatgaaaaagatcGGATCGTCCACGTTCTGAAATGCGTTGGAAAATCAATGTCGTTTGATCACGTTTCGGTCATTTACGTTAAATGATCATTTGCCAAGGAaggaaacatttttatgatagaaTTAATGCGAAACAAGCCTGATGACAATATTATTCTTACCCTTATTCGTAAACCTATTGCACATACAATAACTAACTGAACTCGATTTTTTCCAAATGAGTAACTTAAAAAGTGGTTTGAAGAATAGGTTTATCAACAAACTGTAAAAGTAATATTGAGCAATCAAAAGCAGCAAAGTCACGAAGTCACCCTCGAACTCGGGTATAATTTGATACTAaataatataatttgataccaaaTAAAGTAGATAAAATAGATGCAAGACAAACCGGAAATATTTTGTGATGGTATATTctatctttcattttatttcagaccAGACACATACGAAAATCAGAATCATGCATATTAACCTTTTCTTGCCGATGATATTCGTTTCATTTGCCATTACTCTCGGAGGTACAGAAACAGACTTCGATATACATGACACATTAGAGGCAGGCACAAACTGCAATTTCACAATATGGAACCAAAGTAAGACCTTCTTCGAGAGTAGACTTATTGCTTTTAAACCAAACTTTTTGCACTTTACGCTAAATCTGAACTATTCTTATAACACAACACCGGGCGTATTCCGACCTCTTCATTGGGTATGGACTTACACTTCGCCAACTGCAAGTTATCCGTACCTAGCGTGGAACATTGATCAcggactactttcatttggaCTACTTGACGTGAAAACAAAGAACATTCCGTTTGTGAAACTCAAAGTACAAAATAATTGTACGGTTACCTTTGGGAGTCAAGGTACAACATTGGGTATTGTAAAAGCTTTGACTGATCTTATCAAAAATATGTCTGACCAAAGTTATCACAAATATGAGCAAAGTTATTTTTGTTATCTAGCAGTGGCTCCGGGTATTCGAGAGAGAACTGAGTATTATGCGGCACTTTATTTAAATTACCCAATTGCCTACTTGAATTACAACTGTTGCAAGGTTGCGTTCAGTTACGTGCATAATTCATACCAGCAAGAATGCGACTTTAATCAGCATGAGAAATGGATCCAATGCACACTAGGACCATATATTCTTGGACTtataattttcatgtattttccaATCCTACTTTTGGAATTTTGCGCATGGTTATCCAAAGATGAAAAGATCTATCGACAGGAAGCCGAGATGATAAATAAGACGAGGGAAGAATATGAACGTTTAAACAGAGATGAAAGAGAATGGGTTTTCTTGGATGGAAAAGCGCCAATAACACTGCTTGAGTCATTCAATTTCTTATTCTGCGGTCTAAATCGAACTCACCCAATATTGGTGTCAAGAATACGTCGACTCATCTGCATTTTGCTGGCACCATCTATCATTTTCATTCAGTTAAAAATGTACGCAGACGGAATTGGAGTTGAACAGTCAAAAATAACTGTTCCTGAACTGGTTAAAGAGGGAACGCCAATGGGATTTCTCTCCCTTCTTGCCGATAGAGAAGACCGACTAAAGGTTTTCGCGCCACTTTTTGGCGGACCAATGTGTCTGCTAATCATGTACTACGTCTTGGCTATCGTATTCCTCGTTTACCCGCGTAGTCTAAAGCAGATCGTAGAACGAGGAATGCCGAATACTGACATCTCGTCTCCTCTCTTTCTACACGTGGATGAGATTATAAAACTATCTATGCTGTCCGTGACACCAGAACCAGGGTACGAAAATGGCGCTGCTGTGTGCAAATGTGCTATATACATGTTATTCAACAAGAAGTATTGGCTCAGAGTGCTTGAAATTCAACGAGCTCGCTTTCACTTTAACCAGTATAACGAACCAAAGCTCATATGTTGTTTGAAATATGCCATTCTTCCTTTCTACCCGTTATTTTGTTTACTTGAAATCCTGTTATGTGCCATTTACTATGGAATTCCAGTATTTGGAATGGTGACTATAATGGTGAAAGGTGCTGCCAAATCGTTTTTCATGTTTCGAATGCAGAACAGATATGTTTCTATGATATTTAGAAACACGTTGTCTGTTTTCCTCGGCACAGTTATTGTACTGGCTCTGTTTCTGTTCTTCGTTTACTCTGTGTGTTTGATCTTCGTTCAAAGCTTTTCCTTCATCTCTCAGATCATCGTCTTCTGTTTTGTCGCAGTGATTGTTTACCCATCAGTGTCTTTTGGTTATTTATTTTTCTTCGTTGTCTTGTTGTATTATGTCGTCCGTTTGGTTAAAGATTTCGGGGATGGTTATTTAGAATTGTTGTCGGTCGCTGTTGAAAAATCGCATGATATATACAGTCAAAGTAATCATTTGTCCGTGTATGATGGCCAGCTTCTTCTATCAAATGTACAAGCTCACGAGATAAGGGAAATTCGTGTGAACGGTCAGCGACTTGACATTCCTCAGAATGTTTTGCAGAGACTGGGCAAAGGGAACATTGTGAAAAAGGTCTCAGAAAATGACAATGTATTTGGAATACCTAAACGCTTGTTTGATGTAATTGTTCAGGCACACAGGCCAGTACATATCCAGGTCCTCAAAATACTGTTTCAGCTGGTATTTGTCATATGCCTCGTCACCATAACGATGAGCATAACATCGAAGTTTGCAACAGGTGCAACATCAGAGATTTCTGACGTCATGCACGTGATATTCATCGTGACCGTTGGAGCGTTGCCGCGCGTGCTTGAAGTAGCGTTAATGAATTCAAGCGAAACCGTAAAGCGAGAAATCGAAATAAGACGTATAGAACAGACGATAAAAGACTACTGGCTTCTTGAAGCAGAAGATGGTTTCATGTTTGAATCATGAGGaagtttcaataatattttgtctACTTTTCGACTTTAAAAAATGATCATATGGGAATTATATTATTGATTAGCAGACAGCTTGTAAAAAGACTAGGACGGAGTAAAGATGATTTTCATAAGGCATTGATTAATAATAAAACATCGTTCTTTGTTGGACAATATTTCGACTAGTTCAAGGTCTTCAGACATGTATCTTCTTCTATAGTAGCGGATGTGTAAAATGATGATGCCAAATTGTAATGATCTGTATACCTAGCGTTATCACTGGATTACTGtaaataccctgaaatcccgaagataagccggttttgaaaataagccggtctcaaaagtaagccaccatttcactacaagCTAAAAAGGCATATAAATTAGCCGCACTCAAACTTAAGCCGTtcactttttttttgtatcagaaaTAGAATCAATGACCTTGTTAGGACACCATATAAGATAGCAAAAGTTATTGTGTTGATAATACAATGCGGTGTTTATCACGTATTTTATAAGTTATTCACACCAGTTTGGGGATTAAATCAcaggtgtatttgtttgttaggccagacagaactttttaatgggtaattatctgtGAGCATCGGATgatattcattaagaaattgtcACAAAACCggtatgtcagaagtataaaTATTTAGCGACATCCTTGTTTTCCTAAAATGCGGAAAAAGAAAAATGACACCCGTATCTGCAGTATTTTGGTACTCGAAACTACGCcggtttttatttcattaccggatatatgtactcaaaagttcgccggactcaaaaaaAGTCGGTCTCGATAATAAGCTACCAAATCGttatgaacatttaaaataagccgcggcttattttcgggatttcagggtatatcACAGTATTTCACGTGGTTAAGGCTTAATGAACAATAAAAATGATAGAGTGAGTGTCATtagattttatttgacaatagTGAGCTCTAGGCTAtgacaaaattatcaaaatatgcaAAGAATGAAAAGTAAGACAGTGGCAAAGACACAGTATGTAAGATATTCGAGATCTTGGTATTTGTAAATtgtgtaaatatgtttttgtttacatttgtattCAACTAGATAGCAAGTTTTATTTTGTCAGTTCACTTCATAATTGTAACATTTCATAGCAAGTGAACAATTTGTatagatttataaataaatgGGATGAATATGCGGAGGGCATGTTCGTTACACAAAGTAAAATACCTGGGCCGTTCCACGAGAAAACCTGTATCAGTGACATGATATAATGATTGCATTACATATAGTTTTAAAGtactgaaaattgtttttttcatgTTCATGAACTAGAAACTAGAAACTGGTACACTGTAATTCAGTCAGTGAAGGCAAAtaaaattctaccatattttacaaataaatgtgatTTGTGTTGTCATGACAACTGAAATTCAATCAAACCCATGCGCCATGAGAATATAGAGGTGAATAGATAAAAGGCCCTTGATGGCATCAAAAATACACGGctcagtaaaattattttatcctGTTTTTATATATTCAAAGGTATAATGTTTAGTTAGTGATACACATAATTTGTCCAATAAATGACATGAAAACTTCACGCCATGCACGATGACGTCATACTACTTTCATGAAGTTCTTGTCACATCTCTAAATGCCTTCGGTGACTCCCTTAAAACATTGTAAGTCTTGAGATAGTGAatatactttttgtcaaaatttaagatttgaacGATAAAAGAATGTTATTCATGAATATGTTTTTATCTCAATTAAAATTCAACATCAATACAGGCTTTGTCACGGAATGGCTATTTGTTTTCAACCTAGTTCTGTGTTCACATTTAGGACTATTCAGCGATGCTACCAACTGCATTTCATTAGATAATTAACTATGGTTATATTACagtattgacaaaaataaaaaaagataaagttaACGTTCGTTTCGTCGGCGCCGGGATATCTTTTATGTGTTTCGAACATAAgaaaaaattctcaaaattttaCTAAAGTCTTATTAAATCAAACGTCCACATTTTAAAGACATAGTTACTAGCTCTAGTAGACACACGCGCGGATATGACAGAAGTACTGACCTCCTTGCCTACTTTACATGTCAAAACTACATTTAGCAGGTGGTAAAAGACTGTTCTACTATCCTTTTCCTAAGTGTCTGTTGATATTTTGCGGAAAGCGCTACTTTACTTAATCCAGTTAAAAATGACTTGTCTAAGTTTAAATTCATAATATAACATTAAGTGCAtcaaag
The sequence above is a segment of the Mercenaria mercenaria strain notata chromosome 3, MADL_Memer_1, whole genome shotgun sequence genome. Coding sequences within it:
- the LOC123524619 gene encoding uncharacterized protein LOC123524619, whose protein sequence is MHINLFLPMIFVSFAITLGGTETDFDIHDTLEAGTNCNFTIWNQSKTFFESRLIAFKPNFLHFTLNLNYSYNTTPGVFRPLHWVWTYTSPTASYPYLAWNIDHGLLSFGLLDVKTKNIPFVKLKVQNNCTVTFGSQGTTLGIVKALTDLIKNMSDQSYHKYEQSYFCYLAVAPGIRERTEYYAALYLNYPIAYLNYNCCKVAFSYVHNSYQQECDFNQHEKWIQCTLGPYILGLIIFMYFPILLLEFCAWLSKDEKIYRQEAEMINKTREEYERLNRDEREWVFLDGKAPITLLESFNFLFCGLNRTHPILVSRIRRLICILLAPSIIFIQLKMYADGIGVEQSKITVPELVKEGTPMGFLSLLADREDRLKVFAPLFGGPMCLLIMYYVLAIVFLVYPRSLKQIVERGMPNTDISSPLFLHVDEIIKLSMLSVTPEPGYENGAAVCKCAIYMLFNKKYWLRVLEIQRARFHFNQYNEPKLICCLKYAILPFYPLFCLLEILLCAIYYGIPVFGMVTIMVKGAAKSFFMFRMQNRYVSMIFRNTLSVFLGTVIVLALFLFFVYSVCLIFVQSFSFISQIIVFCFVAVIVYPSVSFGYLFFFVVLLYYVVRLVKDFGDGYLELLSVAVEKSHDIYSQSNHLSVYDGQLLLSNVQAHEIREIRVNGQRLDIPQNVLQRLGKGNIVKKVSENDNVFGIPKRLFDVIVQAHRPVHIQVLKILFQLVFVICLVTITMSITSKFATGATSEISDVMHVIFIVTVGALPRVLEVALMNSSETVKREIEIRRIEQTIKDYWLLEAEDGFMFES